ATGCACTTTTTCCCATCAATTTGAATGTCTTTCCTGTGGGTATTGAACCGGAGATATTGTTAAAAGACACATTCAGAAGTTGTAAACTTGAAGCACTGCCAAACTCAGCAGGTATGAGGCCATTGAACTTGTTGTTTGATAGGTCCACCACAACAAGAACAGGAATATTTGCAAGCTCATCAGGTATATGACCTGTTAAGCTATTGTAGGATAGGTTGATTTTCTCAAGAGCTCGACATTTGGAAGCACTGTTTGGGATGATCCCAGATAAGTTATTGTTATCCAGATCAATAACTGAAATTGATTTGCAGGACTCAAATAGGGGAAGATCACCAGAAATACCACAAGAAGATGCTGAAAAATTTTGAAGTTGGGGCAAAGACCACGTTTGTGCAGGGATGGTACCTCCTAATTTCAGATTATAAGAGACATTAAAATACTCCAGTTGAGTGGCTTGAGAAATATCGGAGGGAATGCCACCAACAAAGTTGTTTCTAGAGAGATCGACGTATAAGATATCAGGAAGATGGCTGAATTTCAAAGTGATTTCTCCTGAAAATGAATTATCTTCTAGGCGAAGGCGAACGAGTGAAGAACAGTTGGAGATTGATGAGAGATCACCTTCGAATTTGTTTGAAAACAGTATTAGCTTAAATAGTACTCCACTCACACAGATATCAGGTGGTATGCTTCCCACTAAATTGTTTGTGGAAGCATCCACCCACTTGAGTTTGGAGTTCCTCCCTAAGCTCCGAGGAAGTGACCCAGAGAAGCGATTGTTCCAAATGAGAAGAGTTTCCAAGGATGGGAGTTGAGCAATTCCTTCAGGAACAATGCCACTCATATCATTGTACATGAGACTGAGTAGTCTTAGGTTCTTTAGCATTGAGAAGCTTTCGGGAATGGACCCTGAGAGGAAGTTATCAGAGAGATCTAAATCTGCCAGGGATTCAATGTTACCGAGCTCACTTGGCACTGTTCCTGTGAGCTGGTTTCTGAAAAGGAATAGTGATTGCAAACTGGTGAGATTGGAGAGTTGCTTTGGTATGTGGCCTGATAGATTTGCTCCTGCTATGTCAAGATACTGAAGCTGACTCATGTTACCTAGTTCAGGTGGAATAAAACTCTGGTATAGGTTGTACCCAATCTCCATATGGGTCACTGTTTTGAGGTTACCCAGTTCTGGAGGTATACTTCCTGAAAGAGAATTTCCTGCAAGATGAAGAAACTGAAGGCTTTTGAAAGAACCGTATTCAGATGGAATTGAATTTCTGAAGTAGCTCCCAGCTAGATTGAGAACTTTAAGGTTTGCTAGCTGTGAAAATTCAGCAGGTAATGACCCTGAAAAACTGTTGCTAAAGGCATCAAGTACAACCAAATTTTGGAGCCTAGTAATTCCACCAGGGAAGGAACCAGAAAAATTGTTTCTGCTGATGTCCAAACTTGTGAGGCTGGTGAGGTTGAAAATCTCAGCTGGAAGCTGCCCTGAGAAGAAATTGTAGCTCAGGTTGAGATTAGTGAGGTTTGTGAAGATGCTGAATTGCTTCCCTGACAAAACACCTCCGAGTTTCTTCATGGAAAGGTCTATAGAAGTTACAGTGGTTGAGTCATTGTCACACTTGACACCTGACCAAGAACACACATAGTATTTCCCAGTTAATTTTCCTGCTGAGGGTACCACCCAGTTGCTCAAGCTGTTATCATCATCTACAAGTTCATCTTTTAGGCTGAGAAGTGCTTGTGAGTAAGGGTCGATTGCTAAAACTGTTGATATCATGAAGGTAGCAAGAAGATTGATGTAGAAGCACTTGAAAATCTCCATTGGAACTTGAATAGCACAAGGGAGAGGGACAACTGTATGTACCCTAAGCAAAGGCAAAAGCAACGATGTCAGAATAAAATAAGAGTGtgcataattttttgttttgttgcatTAGGAATGCATGGGGAATAGAGAAAGGAAATGACACTGTACAAATGAGAGAAGAGAATGACTATTGTGATTGATTAGTTGGttaaagaatattataattGGGTTACTTTGGGGGAGCCAGAGGGACCCTTCTGTGTTTATTTATGTGGATGGTGTTTGCCATTAGAGAATAAAGCCTTCAAATatgaaattatctttttttaactttttcattttgggGAATCCCATAGGTAAGAGACGTCATGGCTAATTCAAATGCTTTTATCTTTACTCTGTTTTGTGTGGGACATGGACATGCATCACCTTCGTCCATATCCCTGTCCTTTGTGTATATGGAGATCATAAAGTTCCCTTGGATGGTCTTTTTCTGCTCCGAAGAAAGCCAAATTTCTTAATTCAGTAGCATGGCCATATCTTGCAGCACCAACATATCAAAAGAAAATTGTCATATACTGCAGTACATCCTTACAATTACTTCACCCTCCACTGCTAATCAAtggttacatttttttatctagCTAAATTATTACCACCAGGTATCATGCATGGGTGTAAAAACTTTACTTCAGATATGATTATGGTTTTCGTCATTAACTTGGACCTTAGTGTCATGTAATTCACTTTATAAACAACCTTTCTCTTCACAATCTACAACcttcattaaatataaaatttcttatattGAAACTCATCTTCTTTACAATATGAGAATTTCCTGTGCTTTagaaaaatttcaagaaaatatGTTAATTGCATTTTAGTAGTGTGAATATTTTGTATCACTTAGGTTTATGTCTTtttagtattatatttttttaataaatttttcccTTAAAatctttatcattttctttcaatGGATTTTGTCCTTTACTACAAAAGAAAATCACCATAGACTACCTAAAACTAGTGAATTGTGCATgagaatttctgaaaaaatgaCAGTGCCAACGGATGAAAACATACTTCATTGGTGTCTTTTCACGAGAGTCAGGACCCTTCAGCAGCTACTCTCACATAGTTCCCGTGACTAAGAgaaatatataatgaatatcACATTCTATATATAGGCACTGTGATAATTTTCTGAATGGTAATTCTTAGATATTTCATTTAGAAAGGGaagaaagtttttaaaaaagatgAAGATAAAGTAGATACTAAGTCACCTACAGATTAAATTTTGTAGTTAATGAAGATATTGTTGTAATCTCCTCTAATTTATGTGGTATTCAGAATAATTTGAATATGCATTTCCTAAGGACAttcttaacatataaaaaaatatcattttatattgaataatgATGCTAAAGAATGTGTTgggaaattttaagaaaataatttatttgtaaggagaatttgaaatgttttaCTTTATGTTATTTggataaaagattttaaaagaaattcaaatttaagaatttaaaaaaataattgaattatttaaaaatataacattttatatttcgtttaaaaaataataagaatttaaGATTCTTTATATTTACGAATTTATGTatatctttttcatattttccttTGATTTTTCGAGAACAGTGAACGAGTAAGAATGAAATACTAATGATTATTTTTCAGTtgactaatttttatttactgatatgtaatttatttaaattattatatatatttttaaattgatgttattCCATATTTGATATTAATTAGGATTTTTCCGTGAATATTAAGATGTAACTTTCTGATGCAGGTGAActagatattttcttttattaatatctgccatgattgttattttgttccatatttgtcatgatttttttttcaatgtctGATTACATTTTTgctttataattgaaaaaaaaattactatttactaataatttgtttttatatttttaaatgctgAATAAAACAGTTTTGAACTAACACTATTTAATGGTAATTAATGTGTTTTAGATGTATAAGAAACTCTATCATAAAGTacataaatatttgataagaaAGGGAAGATATTTTCACTTTTAGGAATGTATTTatgttaaacttttatttaaaaaaattattttaataagagATGTGAATGTTGTGTATAgaaatgtttttcaaatatattattggatgttatttactatttatacatttttttctactTTCAAGTTTATGTGAGtggtttcttttatatatttataaattttcttgtattatttattaagagtaacaaaattaaagtattttatagacttttttttttcttattaaatatcTTGTTAAACATGGTATTAAAGCATAATATAGATATAGCACAAACTTTGTATTTAAGTGTGTCATTATCTTTTACatgtcaaataaaattttataattgtatgtGATTTTATCATGAGTTCCAATCCCAACCACAATCTAAGTAAATGTTAGTATGATTCATGAGTTGACTAGGGCTAGCATATCCATGCACTTTGTGTCATTCTTTGGGATACAACAATCTTCTTCATCAATAAtgttaatatatcattttatacCCACATGAACATGTTTATGAAATCATCTAAGGGAATTAAATATTGAACATTACAATTATTCAACTATTGATTTTATGAATGCACTTTTTGTGTTATATTGtcaataaactttttataaaatcaatgcAGTTATACAAACGAACTAATTGACAACACGGGGAATGCTAATGTTTATACAAAAGTGgatggaaaaattgaaaaaaagaatttgTATGACCCCTTATATTGCAACATAAGTTGAACTCACTCACTTTTAACTATTAAGTAACTAATTTcaaatcattaattaaattaactaatttcaaatcattaattaaatttctttcttaACAGATCCCATTGGCAATTGATAATTATTTGTCTAATAGATAATATTGTTGTTTGGCTATGTTCATTGCATAAGAAcgtttattttgaaaagatgAGGTTTTATGATTAAAATCGTAGAAGaacattttgaaaaagaaacacACTCAATGATGTAGTAGATGGTGCTGGGCACATTGGCTTCTACTAGTCAATTTTCCACCAAAACTTCAAGTCTTACCTAACTTTCTATGAGGAAAATAGAAATACTTTTCACTTGGTGTTACATTCCCCTTAATATTTTCCCCTGATTGGATGAAAAGTgatttgaataaaagaaaagagaggcACGCCACCTGAAAACTAGTTACGATAAGTATGATGCCTGTAAGAATAATAATGCACacgagaagagaaaagaagagaatttCATGGAAATTCCCAAAGAGAAACTGTGTAAAAGAGAGGCATAATACTAAGTGACCGTGTGGCCTAGGGCTGCACAATTACACACCTTTTAAGAAAGAACAAAAGTAGGATTCAGTTGGACTAGATTCCCACTAGGGTCAAAAGTCTTGCATCTGATTTGGTGCCCCCTTTCGTTTATCAAATCTCATAAGTTTTCAGAAAAAGTTTAGATAATTGCCAGTTTTttcccctttttctttttcttcataaagtGATTGATCGATAATCTTATAGAGCAAGCCAATACAAAGCATTTACTGTAACAACGTTAACTGCAATTAGCTCACTTTAGCATGATCAATTATTGGCAACGTTAACCTGAATTAGGCGACTTTTAGGATGTTCAATTTCTCATAAAGTCCTGATACTGCCACTTTCTGTAGAAAAAAGAACAATCAATAGTTACAAGTTTACGTTGAGAGCTGCAAGAAATTGAAGCATATCTTTTTAGCAAGAGATTCTTGTTCTCAAGTTATCTTATATGTCTAGGAAAAGGAATGTTTATTAAAGATGAATTATATACacttataaaagtttaaaagatTTGTGTCCATCTTAATCCAAAATCTCAAGATATTaggtttatgttttttttatacaatgttttcatacttacattattttcatcaaaaaCTGAGTGTGATGATAGACCTGTCTCTCACACTCCATGGAAGGCTTTCTTGAAATACTAAGTTTAGCGTTATTACGGGGAAACTCATGAATCTTTAggttgaaatatataaattaccCTAAAGTTGGGGAAGAAATTCTACGTCATTTAAAAACTGACTGAAAGAAATGTTACTAAATACCACACGTTTTAGCATCATATATAAAATCGAGTCTCATAACttgtattaaattataaagatgATCAACAGTagaaatatgtaaatatattaatttttttacatccATACCACTAGTTTTCAAGATTTTTCTACAACACAAGCAGAGCATGTGAAATAATTTCTTGAGTGTTTCGAACAGTGGGTCGAGAGTTATTCCTTCATATCTTTATactatttttctctgttttatcTAGGgtttcttttaaaatctttatttcTAACTTGTTCAAGTTCGAATCGAGTGGGTTACTTGTCAAAGACATACCCTATTAAAGACTTGGagaaacaacacaaaataaactcttaattttgtttgttttttttaattagaaagaCGCGACTAATATTAGAGTTATTTAGATATAATTAAGTGGTTTGTAGAATGTTAAGTGTTTGAACCTTGGAGTGAATCTGATTGAAAGAGTGGTAAATCTCATAACGTAATGGAAgcaaaaaattagaaaatagtaAAGAAGAAGCAGAATGGAAAAAACGGGGCAGTAAATTATGAAGGGGACGAAGCTTGGATAACAGGGAGACAGcctggagaaaagaaaaggaaaaaacaaaatatgtatGCTGATACAGAAAATTCATCAGACTCACTTTTCATTTGAGTCTTGAGTGTAACTATAAACATTTGAACCATGTAAAAGAGACATGCTTAGAACATTTAATACTTTTGGTTGAACACCTCAATCCTCCAACGGCACAGCAGATTCAGGTTTCAAGCGGTTTAATCGGACAGTTCCAAGTAAGTACTCTGGCAGCTCTGATTCTTCTTTTGCCTGCCAACATCACATCACTAAATATAAGAATTATGTTACATGTTAGATCGATCATAGACCAAACAAATTGATGGCTTGTTTTTTCTTCAGAGGTTTGTTATGTCACATGATCTCTTCCCCATATGTGGGATATATGGGACGTAGAATCTCACTTAGATTATTTCAAACAGAAATTACATAATTTCACATTTTCTATAAAATCATGAGTCTACTTGAAAGGAGCATGGAAAAATGGATAGTTTGACCATAATATTATGATCAAAAGGAACAAACCTCTATCAAAATTGCAAGGTCAACGACCAGGCTTGTGACATATCCCAGAACAAGGCCAATCACACTTCTAGCTACAGAAGATGATCCAATATCTACATCTATCTGCATAACACGGAAAACACTATCAACAGTGCAGAGAAGTTACAAATTATTGCACACCGATTTCAACAGTGCAGAATTAGGTATTTCAATGATCGGCAAGCTTTAAGTTCAAACTTATTTACAGATAAATGTTAAGCTTCCACATGCAAAAGCCAGTAGTTGATCAGAAGTGGGCTTGAAATTTACAAAAGTAAATCCTACGAAGGTTGTTAAAGTGGTACTTCAGCTTTACCTCAAAAAAATTGTCTTGTTTAAAGTATTTACAAGTGACAGCTTTCCCCAGCAGGCAAGCTTTTGTTCCGACAGCTCGCTTGACCATCCAATATCCCTGTATTCATTCAAAACCATTGGCTGGCTGATGCCATCAAGCATAAAATAAGGACATATCAAACATCATTGACAATCACAAACCTCAACTATGCTTGGAATCAGTTTGAATCTTGTGTCACGAAACGCGTCATCCCCATCCAAAAACTTAGCCAATAGAGAATCTTTCTTTACAGGTCTGTCAGATGCATAATATAAAACCAAGCTGTAGTTTGGTTTAGCTGGAACCTGACATTGATGGCCAAAATAAAAATCTACCTTGATAAAGATCCATCACTATGAACATATAATAAATTTCCGGTTTTGcatcaatttttatttacatagtTACATGTATGTACTCTTTCATGCATACAAAGATCTCTTCAGCCATTGCAATCTCACAGTTTCTcgtacttttttttaatatatggatttttttatcaataataaaaaagagcAGAATGTGTTTCATGGAAAGATTGACCAAGCAATTGGCTTTGCTTTCTTTCTCTCGTCCTATTTCTGTCTTACACCTACTCATTGCAGTTAGGGGGCTAAGATACTTTTTACTGTATGAATTCCTAATTGAGTTGTGGCTAATAGAGGCTAACCGGCTAACATCTATTCTTAAATAAGGGAACTGTACCTAGGAAATATCAAATGGTCAACTATGCTTTACTTCCATCTTGAagaaacatataataatatcaaagACTGCTAAAGAATGGCTTTTGTAAGACTAACATGCTTATTAAACTTCACTTTGCATGTAAGATAGAGAATATCAATAATATCCTTACCTGTAGATTGAATACAAGGATAAATGGAAGACTTTTCCCAGCTTCCGACTGCAATTTAGAAAGTAAGGATTATGCAGTATATCGAGTTTTATATAAACAACTAAGAATCTCTAAAATGTGCAGTATAAGGTTTCCAGAATAATAAGGTAACATGCATACATGATTTGGACCACAGGTTTTACTCTCACAGCAAGCAAAGCATAAAAAAGATAACAAGCTAGAACATTAAATTTACGGAGTTACAGAAAAGGTATGACTGAAGAAAAGGTAATCTGGAACATGCATATGGCAAACCCTTGGAAAAAAATGATGCACAGAATCTGAAGGGGGGCACAACCATATTATATGTAATTGGAAATAAACATGAAACTACAGAAAAATTAAGCTCA
This Vigna angularis cultivar LongXiaoDou No.4 chromosome 4, ASM1680809v1, whole genome shotgun sequence DNA region includes the following protein-coding sequences:
- the LOC108332034 gene encoding leucine-rich repeat receptor-like protein kinase TDR — encoded protein: MEIFKCFYINLLATFMISTVLAIDPYSQALLSLKDELVDDDNSLSNWVVPSAGKLTGKYYVCSWSGVKCDNDSTTVTSIDLSMKKLGGVLSGKQFSIFTNLTNLNLSYNFFSGQLPAEIFNLTSLTSLDISRNNFSGSFPGGITRLQNLVVLDAFSNSFSGSLPAEFSQLANLKVLNLAGSYFRNSIPSEYGSFKSLQFLHLAGNSLSGSIPPELGNLKTVTHMEIGYNLYQSFIPPELGNMSQLQYLDIAGANLSGHIPKQLSNLTSLQSLFLFRNQLTGTVPSELGNIESLADLDLSDNFLSGSIPESFSMLKNLRLLSLMYNDMSGIVPEGIAQLPSLETLLIWNNRFSGSLPRSLGRNSKLKWVDASTNNLVGSIPPDICVSGVLFKLILFSNKFEGDLSSISNCSSLVRLRLEDNSFSGEITLKFSHLPDILYVDLSRNNFVGGIPSDISQATQLEYFNVSYNLKLGGTIPAQTWSLPQLQNFSASSCGISGDLPLFESCKSISVIDLDNNNLSGIIPNSASKCRALEKINLSYNSLTGHIPDELANIPVLVVVDLSNNKFNGLIPAEFGSASSLQLLNVSFNNISGSIPTGKTFKLMGKSAFIGNSELCGAPLRSCPHSVGILGRKGPWKITHIVLLSVGLLIVLLGLTFGIFYLRRGIKSQWKMVSFVGLPQFTANDVLTSLTATKPTEVTSPLPAVTKAVLPTGITVLVKKKEWEARSIKVVSEFITRLGNSRHKNLIRLLGFCHNQHLVYLLYDYLPNGNLAEKMEIKWDWAAKFRTVVGIARGLCFLHHECYPAIPHGDLKPTNVVFDENMEPHLAEFGFKQVSRLSKGSSPTITKWEAEYDAATKEELRMDIYNFGEMILEILSGGRLRNAGGSIHSKPWEDLLREIYNENEANSASSLEEIKLVLEVAMFCTRSRSSDQPSMEDVLKHLSGLNHIDEGQ